In one window of Musa acuminata AAA Group cultivar baxijiao chromosome BXJ3-2, Cavendish_Baxijiao_AAA, whole genome shotgun sequence DNA:
- the LOC135584680 gene encoding dephospho-CoA kinase-like isoform X1 translates to MRLVGLTGGIASGKSTVSNLFISEGVPVVDADVVARDVVKKGTGGWKKVVKAFGNDILLENGEIDRARLGHIVFTDPAKRQLLNRLLAPYISSGIFWEVFKLWIKGSKVIILDIPLLFETKMDQQTSPIIVVWVDPETQIKRLMARDGIPEEQAKNKINAQMALDQKKTKANIVIDNSGTIEETRLQFQKVLNQISRPLTWKEYALSRDGIFLLLTSAVVGVLAVRKNLP, encoded by the exons ATGAGGTTGGTGGGACTGACGGGCGGGATCGCGTCCGGGAAGAGCACGGTCTCCAATCTCTTCATATCTGAAGGCGTTCCCGTCGTCGACGCCGACGTCGTTGCCCGG GATGTGGTGAAGAAGGGAACGGGTGGTTGGAAGAAAGTAGTAAAAGCATTTGGGAACGATATTTTACTAGAGAATGGAGAAATTGATAGAGCACGGCTAGGTCACATTGTCTTTACAGATCCAGCAAAACGCCAACTTCTGAACCG TTTATTGGCTCCATATATTTCCTCGGGCATCTTTTGGGAGGTATTCAAGCTGTGGATAAAAGGGTCAAAGGTTATCATTCTAGACATCCCATTGTTGTTTGAGACCAAAATGGATCAACAAACATCTCCTATTATTGTTGTATGGGTTGATCCTGAAACCCAGATAAAACGCTTAATGGCAAGAGATGGCATACCTGAAGAACAAGCCAAAAATAAAATCAACGCACAGATGGCACTGGACCAGAAGAAGACCAAGGCAAATATAGTCATTGATAATTCTGGCACAATTGAAGAAACAAGACTACAATTCCAGAAGGTTTTGAACCAAATCAGTCGACCTCTAACATGGAAAGAATATGCTCTATCCAGAGACGGCATCTTTTTGCTTCTTACATCTGCGGTGGTAGGTGTTTTGGCAGTACGCAAAAATTTACCTTGA
- the LOC135630880 gene encoding heavy metal-associated isoprenylated plant protein 35-like isoform X2, translating to MGGQLYDRSQDHHLHSSNAHSRAPLLPFPSLLSLIPFFGTPLLLMAEAKECSETLKYQVSIHCEGCKKKVKKVLQSMEGVYKTTVDPQQHKVVVTGNVAAEILIKKLLKAGKHAELWPETKPMETGGGGGGGSNAGSNNKKSKNNKPIEPSKNIDNSQVSNGKDDSTQVSDKPESEASKNGSKEPPPPPEKEDEGNKSAATEGGGKKKGKKGQKENSNSNNDNKSGSASGGGGGSATEVEVAPQEASKKAGASGGVAIPPTFNFPVYTTSQLPSYLVSYNSMQPSMSHGGAYYTALPMLQSSYIYSTASPCSCYTCSDENSSACSIM from the exons ATGGGGGGGCAGCTCTATGATAGAAGCCAGGATCACCACCTCCACAGCAGCAACGCTCACTCTCGCGCTCCCCTCCTCCCTTTTCCATCTCTGCTTTCCTTGATACCCTTCTTCGGAACTCCACTTTTACTCATGGCAGAAGCTAAAGAGTGTTCTGAAACACTGAAATATCAG GTCTCCATCCACTGTGAAGGATGCAAGAAGAAAGTAAAGAAGGTCCTACAAAGCATGGAAG GGGTTTACAAGACGACTGTCGACCCCCAGCAGCACAAAGTGGTGGTCACCGGCAACGTCGCTGCTGAGATCCTCATCAAGAAGCTCCTCAAGGCTGGGAAACATGCTGAACTCTGGCCCGAGACGAAGCCCATGGAaaccggtggcggtggcggtggcggcagtAACGCCGGCAGCAACAACAAGAAGAGCAAGAACAACAAGCCCATCGAGCCATCAAAGAACATTGATAACAGTCAAGTGTCTAATGGCAAAGATGACTCCACCCAAGTTTCCGATAAACCAGAGAGTGAAGCCTCCAAGAATGGCAGCAAGGAGCCTCCTCCGCCACCTGAGAAAGAGGATGAGGGCAACAAGTCTGCCGCCACTGAAGGTGGTGgtaagaagaaggggaagaagggtcaGAAGGAaaacagcaacagcaacaacgACAACAAAAGCGGAAGCGcaagtggtggcggcggcggcagtgcgACTGAGGTCGAAGTAGCTCCACAGGAAGCCAGCAAGAAAGCAGGAGCAAGCGGCGGTGTTGCAATCCCACCAACGTTCAATTTTCCGGTGTACACCACATCTCAGCTGCCATCATACTTGGTAAGCTACAACTCGATGCAGCCGAGCATGAGCCACGGCGGAGCGTACTACACGGCGCTGCCAATGCTGCAGAGCAGCTACATCTACTCGACCGCATCGCCATGTTCGTGCTACACCTGCAGCGACGAGAACAGCAGTGCCTGCAGTATCATGTGA
- the LOC135630880 gene encoding heavy metal-associated isoprenylated plant protein 35-like isoform X1, whose product MGGQLYDRSQDHHLHSSNAHSRAPLLPFPSLLSLIPFFGTPLLLMAEAKECSETLKYQTLILKVSIHCEGCKKKVKKVLQSMEGVYKTTVDPQQHKVVVTGNVAAEILIKKLLKAGKHAELWPETKPMETGGGGGGGSNAGSNNKKSKNNKPIEPSKNIDNSQVSNGKDDSTQVSDKPESEASKNGSKEPPPPPEKEDEGNKSAATEGGGKKKGKKGQKENSNSNNDNKSGSASGGGGGSATEVEVAPQEASKKAGASGGVAIPPTFNFPVYTTSQLPSYLVSYNSMQPSMSHGGAYYTALPMLQSSYIYSTASPCSCYTCSDENSSACSIM is encoded by the exons ATGGGGGGGCAGCTCTATGATAGAAGCCAGGATCACCACCTCCACAGCAGCAACGCTCACTCTCGCGCTCCCCTCCTCCCTTTTCCATCTCTGCTTTCCTTGATACCCTTCTTCGGAACTCCACTTTTACTCATGGCAGAAGCTAAAGAGTGTTCTGAAACACTGAAATATCAG ACTTTGATTCTGAAGGTCTCCATCCACTGTGAAGGATGCAAGAAGAAAGTAAAGAAGGTCCTACAAAGCATGGAAG GGGTTTACAAGACGACTGTCGACCCCCAGCAGCACAAAGTGGTGGTCACCGGCAACGTCGCTGCTGAGATCCTCATCAAGAAGCTCCTCAAGGCTGGGAAACATGCTGAACTCTGGCCCGAGACGAAGCCCATGGAaaccggtggcggtggcggtggcggcagtAACGCCGGCAGCAACAACAAGAAGAGCAAGAACAACAAGCCCATCGAGCCATCAAAGAACATTGATAACAGTCAAGTGTCTAATGGCAAAGATGACTCCACCCAAGTTTCCGATAAACCAGAGAGTGAAGCCTCCAAGAATGGCAGCAAGGAGCCTCCTCCGCCACCTGAGAAAGAGGATGAGGGCAACAAGTCTGCCGCCACTGAAGGTGGTGgtaagaagaaggggaagaagggtcaGAAGGAaaacagcaacagcaacaacgACAACAAAAGCGGAAGCGcaagtggtggcggcggcggcagtgcgACTGAGGTCGAAGTAGCTCCACAGGAAGCCAGCAAGAAAGCAGGAGCAAGCGGCGGTGTTGCAATCCCACCAACGTTCAATTTTCCGGTGTACACCACATCTCAGCTGCCATCATACTTGGTAAGCTACAACTCGATGCAGCCGAGCATGAGCCACGGCGGAGCGTACTACACGGCGCTGCCAATGCTGCAGAGCAGCTACATCTACTCGACCGCATCGCCATGTTCGTGCTACACCTGCAGCGACGAGAACAGCAGTGCCTGCAGTATCATGTGA
- the LOC135584680 gene encoding dephospho-CoA kinase-like isoform X2 gives MELNVHVKDVVKKGTGGWKKVVKAFGNDILLENGEIDRARLGHIVFTDPAKRQLLNRLLAPYISSGIFWEVFKLWIKGSKVIILDIPLLFETKMDQQTSPIIVVWVDPETQIKRLMARDGIPEEQAKNKINAQMALDQKKTKANIVIDNSGTIEETRLQFQKVLNQISRPLTWKEYALSRDGIFLLLTSAVVGVLAVRKNLP, from the exons ATGGAGCTGAACGTACATGTGAAA GATGTGGTGAAGAAGGGAACGGGTGGTTGGAAGAAAGTAGTAAAAGCATTTGGGAACGATATTTTACTAGAGAATGGAGAAATTGATAGAGCACGGCTAGGTCACATTGTCTTTACAGATCCAGCAAAACGCCAACTTCTGAACCG TTTATTGGCTCCATATATTTCCTCGGGCATCTTTTGGGAGGTATTCAAGCTGTGGATAAAAGGGTCAAAGGTTATCATTCTAGACATCCCATTGTTGTTTGAGACCAAAATGGATCAACAAACATCTCCTATTATTGTTGTATGGGTTGATCCTGAAACCCAGATAAAACGCTTAATGGCAAGAGATGGCATACCTGAAGAACAAGCCAAAAATAAAATCAACGCACAGATGGCACTGGACCAGAAGAAGACCAAGGCAAATATAGTCATTGATAATTCTGGCACAATTGAAGAAACAAGACTACAATTCCAGAAGGTTTTGAACCAAATCAGTCGACCTCTAACATGGAAAGAATATGCTCTATCCAGAGACGGCATCTTTTTGCTTCTTACATCTGCGGTGGTAGGTGTTTTGGCAGTACGCAAAAATTTACCTTGA